Proteins encoded by one window of Lycium barbarum isolate Lr01 chromosome 11, ASM1917538v2, whole genome shotgun sequence:
- the LOC132619184 gene encoding putative nuclear RNA export factor SDE5 isoform X1, with the protein MKMEVPPSTVLLTNDDTKNLEQLLDVFGSVVSLHDIAAAYCKAGRDPTITGHILVGDLQGSTSGASTSASEEKIGDSVTLTSESEFEEVGDSVILTSESVSEVDAERAGPSSSKQKKLSVSMGTVSSMIPKDYMTNRPHITETSTRIKPLKVNADDFFTPVLRDEKAPLGAAAMSETLASSVEEFLFKMLGSEFSLDMSVIKDVVDQCGYDLNKSMDKLLDMSASTLGKSDDILNIGVEKSVESPDFASVASQETPSMLDPTVGSKANNKTKNRLSLSKREQDRYELQKEVLQALFDGPARHHDVAEVIRPLREVGKSRRSSYIVEKPLQDTLHQQILIRTPQSDAKNGEDNEESYEVLRKAVKEYWITMKEYYKAASEAFFRGDIDKARKFLEEGQFFMTKARETDELSSQKLLENSYSKEIVTVDLHDLEPKDAVRVLKLQLTSLCGFSSIQYLKVLVGMTAEDAKGPRKRLVLKFLERDSIAWTEEEDGTAIVIRADEIDPRKMTFAKKSTSRNR; encoded by the exons ATGAAGATGGAAGTACCTCCTTCAACAGTTTTGCTTACTAATGATGATACGAAGAACCTGGAGCAGTTGCTTGATGTCTTTGGATCTGTTGTCTCTCTCCATGACATTGCTGCAGCTTACTGTAAAGCAGGTCGGGATCCAACTATTACAGGTCATATACTTGTTGGAGATCTGCAAGGTAGCACCTCTGGAGCTAGTACCTCGGCATCAGAAGAAAAAATAGGGGATTCTGTGACACTGACTTCTGAATCTGAATTTGAGGAAGTAGGGGATTCTGTGATATTAACTTCTGAATCTGTATCTGAGGTTGATGCCGAGAGAGCTGGTCCCAGTTCATCAAAGCAAAAAAAGTTATCAGTGTCAATGGGGACTGTCTCAAGCATGATCCCAAAAGACTATATGACGAATAGGCCACATATTACAGAAACTTCTACGAGAATCAAGCCATTGAAAGTAAATGCAGATGATTTTTTTACCCCAGTGCTAAGGGATGAGAAAGCTCCATTAGGCGCTGCAGCTATGAGTGAAACCCTTGCCAGCAGTGTAGAGGAGTTCCTCTTCAAAATGCTCGGAAGTGAATTCTCTCTTGATATGAGTGTTATAAAAGATGTTGTGG ACCAATGCGGCTATGATCTGAACAAG AGTATGGATAAGCTGCTAGATATGTCAGCATCAACTTTGGGAAAGAGTGATGATATTTTAAACATAGGTGTCGAGAAA TCTGTGGAGAGTCCAGATTTTGCATCAGTTGCATCGCAAGAGACACCTTCAATGTTAGATCCAACTGTCGG TTCCAAAGCAAATAATAAGACTAAAAATAGGCTCAGCCTATCTAAGAGGGAGCAGGACAGGTATGAGCTTCAAAAGGAAGTTCTGCAGGCATTGTTTGATGGACCTGCAAGACATCATGATGTGGCTGAAGTGATTCGTCCGTTGAGGGAAGTTGGGAAGTCTAGGCGATCAAGTTACATTGTAGAGAAACCATTACAGGACACGTTACACCAACAGATTCTTATCAGGACGCCCCAAAGTGATGCAAAAA ATGGTGAGGATAATGAAGAAAGCTACGAAGTTCTTCGGAAAGCTGTAAAGGAGTACTGGATAACAATGAAAGAGTACTATAAAGCG GCTTCTGAAGCATTTTTCAGAGGAGATATTGACAAGGCACGCAAATTCCTGGAAGAG GGACAATTTTTCATGACGAAGGCGCGAGAGACTGATGAACTATCCTCTCAAAAGCTTCTTGAAAACAG TTACAGCAAAGAAATTGTGACAGTCGACCTTCACGATTTGGAGCCAAAGGATGCAGTGCGTGTACTCAAACTTCAGTTGACTTCTCTTTGTGGTTTCTCGT CTATTCAATATCTCAAAGTCTTAGTTGGGATGACTGCCGAAGATGCCAAAGGTCCCCGGAAGCGTCTG GTACTTAAATTTTTGGAGAGGGACTCCATAGCTTGGACGGAAGAAGAAGACGGCACTGCGATTGTGATAAGAGCGGATGAGATCGATCCGAGGAAAATGACTTTTGCTAAAAAATCAACTAGCAGAAATCGATAA
- the LOC132619184 gene encoding putative nuclear RNA export factor SDE5 isoform X3, whose protein sequence is MKMEVPPSTVLLTNDDTKNLEQLLDVFGSVVSLHDIAAAYCKAGRDPTITGHILVGDLQGSTSGASTSASEEKIGDSVTLTSESEFEEVGDSVILTSESVSEVDAERAGPSSSKQKKLSVSMGTVSSMIPKDYMTNRPHITETSTRIKPLKVNADDFFTPVLRDEKAPLGAAAMSETLASSVEEFLFKMLGSEFSLDMSVIKDVVDQCGYDLNKSMDKLLDMSASTLGKSDDILNIGVEKSVESPDFASVASQETPSMLDPTVGSKANNKTKNRLSLSKREQDRYELQKEVLQALFDGPARHHDVAEVIRPLREVGKSRRSSYIVEKPLQDTLHQQILIRTPQSDAKNGEDNEESYEVLRKAVKEYWITMKEYYKAASEAFFRGDIDKARKFLEEGQFFMTKARETDELSSQKLLENSYSKEIVTVDLHDLEPKDAVRVLKLQLTSLCGFSCSYSISQSLSWDDCRRCQRSPEASGT, encoded by the exons ATGAAGATGGAAGTACCTCCTTCAACAGTTTTGCTTACTAATGATGATACGAAGAACCTGGAGCAGTTGCTTGATGTCTTTGGATCTGTTGTCTCTCTCCATGACATTGCTGCAGCTTACTGTAAAGCAGGTCGGGATCCAACTATTACAGGTCATATACTTGTTGGAGATCTGCAAGGTAGCACCTCTGGAGCTAGTACCTCGGCATCAGAAGAAAAAATAGGGGATTCTGTGACACTGACTTCTGAATCTGAATTTGAGGAAGTAGGGGATTCTGTGATATTAACTTCTGAATCTGTATCTGAGGTTGATGCCGAGAGAGCTGGTCCCAGTTCATCAAAGCAAAAAAAGTTATCAGTGTCAATGGGGACTGTCTCAAGCATGATCCCAAAAGACTATATGACGAATAGGCCACATATTACAGAAACTTCTACGAGAATCAAGCCATTGAAAGTAAATGCAGATGATTTTTTTACCCCAGTGCTAAGGGATGAGAAAGCTCCATTAGGCGCTGCAGCTATGAGTGAAACCCTTGCCAGCAGTGTAGAGGAGTTCCTCTTCAAAATGCTCGGAAGTGAATTCTCTCTTGATATGAGTGTTATAAAAGATGTTGTGG ACCAATGCGGCTATGATCTGAACAAG AGTATGGATAAGCTGCTAGATATGTCAGCATCAACTTTGGGAAAGAGTGATGATATTTTAAACATAGGTGTCGAGAAA TCTGTGGAGAGTCCAGATTTTGCATCAGTTGCATCGCAAGAGACACCTTCAATGTTAGATCCAACTGTCGG TTCCAAAGCAAATAATAAGACTAAAAATAGGCTCAGCCTATCTAAGAGGGAGCAGGACAGGTATGAGCTTCAAAAGGAAGTTCTGCAGGCATTGTTTGATGGACCTGCAAGACATCATGATGTGGCTGAAGTGATTCGTCCGTTGAGGGAAGTTGGGAAGTCTAGGCGATCAAGTTACATTGTAGAGAAACCATTACAGGACACGTTACACCAACAGATTCTTATCAGGACGCCCCAAAGTGATGCAAAAA ATGGTGAGGATAATGAAGAAAGCTACGAAGTTCTTCGGAAAGCTGTAAAGGAGTACTGGATAACAATGAAAGAGTACTATAAAGCG GCTTCTGAAGCATTTTTCAGAGGAGATATTGACAAGGCACGCAAATTCCTGGAAGAG GGACAATTTTTCATGACGAAGGCGCGAGAGACTGATGAACTATCCTCTCAAAAGCTTCTTGAAAACAG TTACAGCAAAGAAATTGTGACAGTCGACCTTCACGATTTGGAGCCAAAGGATGCAGTGCGTGTACTCAAACTTCAGTTGACTTCTCTTTGTGGTTTCTCGTGTAG CTATTCAATATCTCAAAGTCTTAGTTGGGATGACTGCCGAAGATGCCAAAGGTCCCCGGAAGCGTCTG GTACTTAA
- the LOC132619184 gene encoding putative nuclear RNA export factor SDE5 isoform X2: MKMEVPPSTVLLTNDDTKNLEQLLDVFGSVVSLHDIAAAYCKAGRDPTITGHILVGDLQGSTSGASTSASEEKIGDSVTLTSESEFEEVGDSVILTSESVSEVDAERAGPSSSKQKKLSVSMGTVSSMIPKDYMTNRPHITETSTRIKPLKVNADDFFTPVLRDEKAPLGAAAMSETLASSVEEFLFKMLGSEFSLDMSVIKDVVDQCGYDLNKSMDKLLDMSASTLGKSDDILNIGVEKSVESPDFASVASQETPSMLDPTVGSKANNKTKNRLSLSKREQDRYELQKEVLQALFDGPARHHDVAEVIRPLREVGKSRRSSYIVEKPLQDTLHQQILIRTPQSDAKNGEDNEESYEVLRKAVKEYWITMKEYYKAASEAFFRGDIDKARKFLEEGQFFMTKARETDELSSQKLLENSYSKEIVTVDLHDLEPKDAVRVLKLQLTSLCGFSSIQYLKVLVGMTAEDAKGPRKRLKYED; the protein is encoded by the exons ATGAAGATGGAAGTACCTCCTTCAACAGTTTTGCTTACTAATGATGATACGAAGAACCTGGAGCAGTTGCTTGATGTCTTTGGATCTGTTGTCTCTCTCCATGACATTGCTGCAGCTTACTGTAAAGCAGGTCGGGATCCAACTATTACAGGTCATATACTTGTTGGAGATCTGCAAGGTAGCACCTCTGGAGCTAGTACCTCGGCATCAGAAGAAAAAATAGGGGATTCTGTGACACTGACTTCTGAATCTGAATTTGAGGAAGTAGGGGATTCTGTGATATTAACTTCTGAATCTGTATCTGAGGTTGATGCCGAGAGAGCTGGTCCCAGTTCATCAAAGCAAAAAAAGTTATCAGTGTCAATGGGGACTGTCTCAAGCATGATCCCAAAAGACTATATGACGAATAGGCCACATATTACAGAAACTTCTACGAGAATCAAGCCATTGAAAGTAAATGCAGATGATTTTTTTACCCCAGTGCTAAGGGATGAGAAAGCTCCATTAGGCGCTGCAGCTATGAGTGAAACCCTTGCCAGCAGTGTAGAGGAGTTCCTCTTCAAAATGCTCGGAAGTGAATTCTCTCTTGATATGAGTGTTATAAAAGATGTTGTGG ACCAATGCGGCTATGATCTGAACAAG AGTATGGATAAGCTGCTAGATATGTCAGCATCAACTTTGGGAAAGAGTGATGATATTTTAAACATAGGTGTCGAGAAA TCTGTGGAGAGTCCAGATTTTGCATCAGTTGCATCGCAAGAGACACCTTCAATGTTAGATCCAACTGTCGG TTCCAAAGCAAATAATAAGACTAAAAATAGGCTCAGCCTATCTAAGAGGGAGCAGGACAGGTATGAGCTTCAAAAGGAAGTTCTGCAGGCATTGTTTGATGGACCTGCAAGACATCATGATGTGGCTGAAGTGATTCGTCCGTTGAGGGAAGTTGGGAAGTCTAGGCGATCAAGTTACATTGTAGAGAAACCATTACAGGACACGTTACACCAACAGATTCTTATCAGGACGCCCCAAAGTGATGCAAAAA ATGGTGAGGATAATGAAGAAAGCTACGAAGTTCTTCGGAAAGCTGTAAAGGAGTACTGGATAACAATGAAAGAGTACTATAAAGCG GCTTCTGAAGCATTTTTCAGAGGAGATATTGACAAGGCACGCAAATTCCTGGAAGAG GGACAATTTTTCATGACGAAGGCGCGAGAGACTGATGAACTATCCTCTCAAAAGCTTCTTGAAAACAG TTACAGCAAAGAAATTGTGACAGTCGACCTTCACGATTTGGAGCCAAAGGATGCAGTGCGTGTACTCAAACTTCAGTTGACTTCTCTTTGTGGTTTCTCGT CTATTCAATATCTCAAAGTCTTAGTTGGGATGACTGCCGAAGATGCCAAAGGTCCCCGGAAGCGTCTG AAGTATGAAGACTGA
- the LOC132619184 gene encoding putative nuclear RNA export factor SDE5 isoform X4 has product MKMEVPPSTVLLTNDDTKNLEQLLDVFGSVVSLHDIAAAYCKAGRDPTITGHILVGDLQGSTSGASTSASEEKIGDSVTLTSESEFEEVGDSVILTSESVSEVDAERAGPSSSKQKKLSVSMGTVSSMIPKDYMTNRPHITETSTRIKPLKVNADDFFTPVLRDEKAPLGAAAMSETLASSVEEFLFKMLGSEFSLDMSVIKDVVDQCGYDLNKSMDKLLDMSASTLGKSDDILNIGVEKSVESPDFASVASQETPSMLDPTVGSKANNKTKNRLSLSKREQDRYELQKEVLQALFDGPARHHDVAEVIRPLREVGKSRRSSYIVEKPLQDTLHQQILIRTPQSDAKNGEDNEESYEVLRKAVKEYWITMKEYYKAASEAFFRGDIDKARKFLEEGQFFMTKARETDELSSQKLLENSYSKEIVTVDLHDLEPKDAVRVLKLQLTSLCGFSCSYSISQSLSWDDCRRCQRSPEASEV; this is encoded by the exons ATGAAGATGGAAGTACCTCCTTCAACAGTTTTGCTTACTAATGATGATACGAAGAACCTGGAGCAGTTGCTTGATGTCTTTGGATCTGTTGTCTCTCTCCATGACATTGCTGCAGCTTACTGTAAAGCAGGTCGGGATCCAACTATTACAGGTCATATACTTGTTGGAGATCTGCAAGGTAGCACCTCTGGAGCTAGTACCTCGGCATCAGAAGAAAAAATAGGGGATTCTGTGACACTGACTTCTGAATCTGAATTTGAGGAAGTAGGGGATTCTGTGATATTAACTTCTGAATCTGTATCTGAGGTTGATGCCGAGAGAGCTGGTCCCAGTTCATCAAAGCAAAAAAAGTTATCAGTGTCAATGGGGACTGTCTCAAGCATGATCCCAAAAGACTATATGACGAATAGGCCACATATTACAGAAACTTCTACGAGAATCAAGCCATTGAAAGTAAATGCAGATGATTTTTTTACCCCAGTGCTAAGGGATGAGAAAGCTCCATTAGGCGCTGCAGCTATGAGTGAAACCCTTGCCAGCAGTGTAGAGGAGTTCCTCTTCAAAATGCTCGGAAGTGAATTCTCTCTTGATATGAGTGTTATAAAAGATGTTGTGG ACCAATGCGGCTATGATCTGAACAAG AGTATGGATAAGCTGCTAGATATGTCAGCATCAACTTTGGGAAAGAGTGATGATATTTTAAACATAGGTGTCGAGAAA TCTGTGGAGAGTCCAGATTTTGCATCAGTTGCATCGCAAGAGACACCTTCAATGTTAGATCCAACTGTCGG TTCCAAAGCAAATAATAAGACTAAAAATAGGCTCAGCCTATCTAAGAGGGAGCAGGACAGGTATGAGCTTCAAAAGGAAGTTCTGCAGGCATTGTTTGATGGACCTGCAAGACATCATGATGTGGCTGAAGTGATTCGTCCGTTGAGGGAAGTTGGGAAGTCTAGGCGATCAAGTTACATTGTAGAGAAACCATTACAGGACACGTTACACCAACAGATTCTTATCAGGACGCCCCAAAGTGATGCAAAAA ATGGTGAGGATAATGAAGAAAGCTACGAAGTTCTTCGGAAAGCTGTAAAGGAGTACTGGATAACAATGAAAGAGTACTATAAAGCG GCTTCTGAAGCATTTTTCAGAGGAGATATTGACAAGGCACGCAAATTCCTGGAAGAG GGACAATTTTTCATGACGAAGGCGCGAGAGACTGATGAACTATCCTCTCAAAAGCTTCTTGAAAACAG TTACAGCAAAGAAATTGTGACAGTCGACCTTCACGATTTGGAGCCAAAGGATGCAGTGCGTGTACTCAAACTTCAGTTGACTTCTCTTTGTGGTTTCTCGTGTAG CTATTCAATATCTCAAAGTCTTAGTTGGGATGACTGCCGAAGATGCCAAAGGTCCCCGGAAGCGTCTG AAGTATGA